A window of Actinomadura viridis genomic DNA:
TCCAGGCCCAGCCGGACGGAGCCGCCCGCCGCCCGCACGTCCTCGGCGCAGGCCCGCGCCACCGCGGTGAAGTCGACGATCGCCGTGGTCGGCGAGTGCAGGGCGGCGATCCCGGCCGCGTGCGGCTCGATCTCGCGCAGCTCCGCGCCCGACAGCCGCCGCAGGCCCGGCACGCCGTTGGCCGTGGCCCGCCGCTCGATCTCCTCCAGCGCGGCCAGCTCACCGGCGTCGCGCGCCACCACGACCTTGCCGCACTCCTCGTACGGCAGGCCACGGTCGGCGCAGAAGTCCTTCAGCAGGGCGATCCCGCGCCGGCACAGCGTCGCCTTCAGGGATCCGGGCGCGTAGTAGAGGCCCGCGTGGGCGACACCGCTGTTGTGCCCGGTCTGGTGGGCCGCCACACGGTCTTCCTTGTCCAGGACCGTCACCCGGGCGTCCGGGCGCAGGGCGGCCAGGCGCCGGGCGACGGCCAGGCCGAGGATCCCCGCGCCCACCACTCCGATCCGCGTCACACGACGACGCTAGCGGACGCGGTGCCCGGCGGTCAGCTGCCCAGGCGCTTGCGGCCCTGGGCCCGCACCCGCTTCCGCTGGGACGGGTCGAGCATCATGTATCCCACTACGGGGATCGCGACGACGCCGAGCACGACGAGCGCGGCGATCCACCAGCCGAGGATGGACAGGACCAGGAATCCCGCCACACCGCCGAGGATGAGCTTGGTCTGGGTCGACATTGCTACCTCCGTACGTCCGCCCCTAGGAAGAACGTTCGCACGCGGGCGGTCGTTCCACGATATGTCGTGACTCGACCGGAGGGCCAGCCCGGGACCTCCCAGGTCAGATGCGCAGGGAGAGCTGGCCGCCGCCCAGGGTGCGCAGCACGTCGGCGTGCAGGTGGCCGTTGGTGCACACCACGCTGCCGCCGTCCGGGCCGGGCACGCCGGACAGGTCGGTGAACATCCCGCCCGCCTCCTCCACGATCACCTGGAGGGCGGCCAGGTCCCACAGCGACACCTCGGGCTCGGTGGAGACGTCCACCGCGCCCTCGGCGACCATCATGTGCGACCAGAAATCGCCGAACGCCCGGGTGCGCCACACCGCGCGGGTGAGGTCGAGGAAGCGGTCCAGCCGGTCCTGCTCCTCCCAGCCGCTGAGACTGGAGAACGACAGCGAGGCGTCCGCCAGGTCCGTCACCGACGACACCTGCATCCGGGTGGCCCGCGACAGGCTCCGCCCCGTCCAGGCGCCGCCGCCGCGCGCCGCCCACCACCGCCGGTTGAGCGCGGGCGCCGAGACCAGCCCGACCACCACCTCGTCGTTCTCCATGAGCGCGATCAGGGTGGCCCACACCGGGACGCCGCGCACGAAGTTCTTCGTGGCGTCGATCGGGTCGATGATCCAGGTCCGCTGCCCGTAGCCGGTCCGGCCGTACTCCTCGCCCACCACCGCGTCGCGCGGCCGGGCGCGCTTGAGCGTCCCCCGGATCTGCTCCTCGACGCTGCGGTCGGCATCACTGACCGGGGTCAGATCCGGCTTGGTCTCGATGTCGAGATCGAGCGCCCGGAAGCGCTTGGTCGTGATGTCGTCGGCCCCGTCCGCCAGCACGTGCGCAAGACGAAGGTCATCGGAATAGCCCGCCACGACGTGCAACGCTACCGCGATCACGCGGGGCACCGACACACTTACCGGCGCGAATGGCCCGAAGAGCGCTCCGGGGGACGCGGGCGGCGGTGCGTTGTGCGCCGGGACCGGCCGGTAAGTGGGAGCATGGGACACATGGCGCACGACCTTCCCGGGTGGGTGGCCGAGCTGACCGACCCGCGCCGGGCGCAGACGCTCGACGAGCTGGCCGACCGGCTCGTCCCCATGGCCGAGCACGCGATCGACGTGTCCCGGCGGCTGCAGACCCTGCTGAACGAGCTGAACGACCCGTTCAAGCGGGAGGCGCTCTACGGCCGCGTGGAGCGGCTGAAGGCGCGGGCCGGCGAGGCCCTGGAGGAGATCACCGGCGAGATCGCCGCGTCCGGGCAGGAGCGGGTCGACCGGATCTGGGCGGGATGGCTGGAACGGCTGGGCCCCGGGCGCGCGGAGCACGCCGGGCACGCCGAGCATCCCGAGCCCGCCGAGGGCCGGGGGCACGCCGACGACCGGGGCGGCCCCGGCGCGCCCGGCGGACCGGACGGACCGGACGACCCGGATGTTCCGGACGACCCGGACCGGACGCGGGAGCTGCGGGGGCGGCTCGACGCCGAGATCGTGCCGCTGGTGACCCGGCAGCAGCGGGCGGCCGCCGAACAGGTCGCCGCCTCCACCTCGGCCGGCCTGGAGGAGGCGACCAAGCTCCTGCTGAGCCGGGTGGAGGAGCTGGCCTCCGCGGTCACCGACCTGATCCACGACGTGCTGCCGCTGGCCCGCGAGGGGCTCTCCCTGGCCGGACGGATCTCCGCGCTGTCCACCCAGGCCCGGCAGGCGGGCCGGGGGCCGATCCCCGGGCCGCTGCTGGAGGCGGGCGCCGAGACCTCGCGGGCGTTCGACGAGGCGGTGGCGCGGCTGGAGCTGGAATGGGCCGCGCTGGGCGCCCGTTCGGCGAGCGTGCGCGCCGCGCTGCGCGGCGCCGAGGAGTCGGCGTTCAGCCAGGTGACCAACGCGATGACCCGGTGCGTGGAGGAGCTGGCCCCCGGCCACGTACGGGCCCTCAACGAGGCCGAGGTCAAGGCGGAGAGCCTGCTGGAGGAGCTCACACGGCGGTGACCCCCTGCGGGAACCGCAGCAGCCCCCGCGGATCGTAGGCGGCCTTGACCCTGGCGAGCCGGCCGAGGTTGGCGCCGTAGTACGCGCGGCCCCAGTCCCGCAGGTCGGGGTCGATGTAGTTGACGTAGGCGGCGCCGCCCAGATGGGGTTCCATGGCCCGGTGGGTGGCGCGCAGCCAGCCGAGGTCGTCGCCGTCCGCCAGGTACTGGAGGCAGAACAGCGCCCGGCGGTGCGGGAACGCGGTGTCGCCGGGGGCGACCCGGGCGATCGCGCCGCCCATCGCGTCCATGAGCACCGAGCGTCCGGCGACGCCGTTCCCCCGGGTGAAGCGCCCGGCCAGCTCGTCGATCGCGCCGTCCCGGAGGGGGCGGTAGGCCAGGTGCGACTTGCCCGAGTAGTCGGTGCGCGGGAACCGGCCCTCCGGCCGCTGCCCCGGCAGGTCGCCGCGCGCGTGGCACTCGGCGGCCGTACGGCCCGCGCAGCCGCCGGTGACCTTCATGGCCTCCAGGTACGAAAGGCGCCGCTCCTCCCGGCCGGACGGGTCGCGTCCCACGGCGGCCACCAGCGGGCCGAGGTCGGGGTCGGACCGCGCGACCCCGGTGACGTCCACGGTCGGGGCACCGCCCGAGGGCGCGGTGTTGATCTGGAGGCTGCTCCAGATCCCGTCCGGGGCGGCCGGCGCCCAGCGCTGCCAGCCGCGGATCACCTCGGCGGCCCGCGACCAGGGCCAGCGCAGGGTGAACGTGGTCAGGCCGGCGGCCTCGTGGGTGCGGAAGGTGAACTCGACGGCCACCCCGAAGTTGCCGCCCCCGCCGCCGCGGCACGCCCAGAACAGCTCGGGGTCGCGGCGGGCGTCGCAGACCCGGACCCGGCCGTCGGCCGTGACGACCGTGACCGACTCCAGGACGTCGCAGGTCAGGCCGTACGCGCGGGACATCACGCCGAGCCCGCCGCCCAGCGTCAGCCCGGCGACGCCCACGGTGGGGCAGGTCCCGGCGGGGACCCCGACCCGCTCATCGGCCAGCCGGTCGTACAGGTCGATGAGCCGGGCCCCGGCGCCCACCACGGCCCGCCCGCCGGCGCCGCCCTCGGCGCGGACCGCGTCCATGGGGGAGACGTCGACGACCAGCCCGGTGCCCGAGGACCAGCCCGCGTAGCCGTGACCGCCGCTGCGCACCGCCACCGGCACCCGCGCGCGGGCCCCGAACGCCAGGCACTCGGCGACGTCCTCGGGGTTCTCGCAGTAGGCGATCCCGGCCGGGCGGATCCGGTCGAAACGCGGCACGTACAGGCGCCGGGCCAGGTCGTAGGCGGCGTCGTCCGG
This region includes:
- a CDS encoding FAD-binding oxidoreductase, with translation MERRGFLVAAMAAVAGCSDEHRPPSTRRTGGTAPAPPVPAATPTGPADWNALGRGLRGRLIRPDDAAYDLARRLYVPRFDRIRPAGIAYCENPEDVAECLAFGARARVPVAVRSGGHGYAGWSSGTGLVVDVSPMDAVRAEGGAGGRAVVGAGARLIDLYDRLADERVGVPAGTCPTVGVAGLTLGGGLGVMSRAYGLTCDVLESVTVVTADGRVRVCDARRDPELFWACRGGGGGNFGVAVEFTFRTHEAAGLTTFTLRWPWSRAAEVIRGWQRWAPAAPDGIWSSLQINTAPSGGAPTVDVTGVARSDPDLGPLVAAVGRDPSGREERRLSYLEAMKVTGGCAGRTAAECHARGDLPGQRPEGRFPRTDYSGKSHLAYRPLRDGAIDELAGRFTRGNGVAGRSVLMDAMGGAIARVAPGDTAFPHRRALFCLQYLADGDDLGWLRATHRAMEPHLGGAAYVNYIDPDLRDWGRAYYGANLGRLARVKAAYDPRGLLRFPQGVTAV
- the hisN gene encoding histidinol-phosphatase yields the protein MAGYSDDLRLAHVLADGADDITTKRFRALDLDIETKPDLTPVSDADRSVEEQIRGTLKRARPRDAVVGEEYGRTGYGQRTWIIDPIDATKNFVRGVPVWATLIALMENDEVVVGLVSAPALNRRWWAARGGGAWTGRSLSRATRMQVSSVTDLADASLSFSSLSGWEEQDRLDRFLDLTRAVWRTRAFGDFWSHMMVAEGAVDVSTEPEVSLWDLAALQVIVEEAGGMFTDLSGVPGPDGGSVVCTNGHLHADVLRTLGGGQLSLRI